Proteins found in one Primulina eburnea isolate SZY01 chromosome 16, ASM2296580v1, whole genome shotgun sequence genomic segment:
- the LOC140816346 gene encoding eukaryotic initiation factor 4A-11-like, translated as MAGMAPEGSQFDAHQYDSKMNEILGADNEEFFTSYDEVHESFDAMGLQENLLRGIYAYGFEKPSAIQQRGIVPFCKGVDVIQQAQSGTGKTATFCSGILQQLDYNVVECQALVLAPTRELAQQIEKVMRALGDYLGVKVHACVGGTSVREDQRILSSGVHVVVGTPGRVFDMLRRQSLRPDYIKMFVLDEADEMLSRGFKDQIYDIFQLLPPKIQVGVFSATMPPEALEITRKFMNKPVRILVKRDELTLEGIKQFYVNVDKEEWKLETLCDLYETLAITQSVIFVNTRRKVDWLTDKMRGRDHTVSATHGDMDQNTRDIIMREFRSGSSRVLITTDLLARGIDVQQVSLVINYDLPTQPENYLHRIGRSGRFGRKGVAINFVTKDDERMLFDIQKFYNVVVEELPANVADLL; from the exons ATGGCTGGAATGGCACCTGAAGGTTCCCAATTTGATGCTCATCAGTATGATAGCAAAATGAATGAAAT ACTTGGAGCTGATAATGAGGAGTTCTTCACAAGTTATGATGAAGTGCATGAAAGTTTTGATGCTATGGGCCTGCAGGAAAATCTCCTAAGGGGCATCTACGCCTATG GGTTTGAGAAGCCCTCTGCAATTCAACAAAGAGGTATTGTTCCCTTCTGCAAGGGGGTTGATGTGATTCAACAGGCTCAGTCTGGAACAGGAAAGACAGCAACTTTCTGCTCTGGAATTCTGCAGCAGCTAGACTACAATGTTGTTGAATGCCAGGCTTTAGTTCTGGCACCAACTCGTGAGCTTGCACAACAAATCGAGAAGGTTATGCGAGCGCTTGGTGATTATCTCGGTGTTAAGGTTCATGCTTGTGTTGGAGGTACTAGTGTTCGTGAAGATCAGCGTATTCTGTCCAGCGGGGTTCATGTCGTGGTTGGTACTCCTGGTCGTGTGTTTGACATGTTGAGAAGGCAGTCTCTTCGTCCTGATTACATCAAGATGTTTGTTTTGGATGAAGCAGATGAAATGCTGTCCAGAGGTTTTAAGGATCAG ATATACGATATCTTTCAGTTGCTGCCTCCTAAGATTCAAGTTGGTGTATTTTCCGCTACTATGCCACCAGAAGCTCTCGAAATTACGAGAAAATTCATGAATAAGCCTGTTCGCATTCTTGTGAAGCGTGATGAACTAACACTCGAGGGCATCAAGCAGTTTTATGTTAACGTTGACAAAGAGGAATGGAAACTCGAAACTCTCTGTGATCTTTATGAAACATTAGCCATTACTCAGAGTGTCATCTTTGTTAACACCAGGCGTAAGGTGGACTGGCTCACAGACAAAATGCGTGGCCGAGATCACACAGTCTCTGCCACTCACGGTGACATGGACCAAAACACAAGAGACATCATTATGCGCGAATTCAGATCAGGCTCTTCGCGTGTACTCATCACCACAGATCTTTTAGCACGTGGGATTGATGTGCAGCAGGTCTCTCTAGTAATCAACTATGATTTGCCGACCCAGCCTGAGAATTACCTCCATCGTATTGGGCGAAGTGGCCGTTTCGGGAGGAAGGGTGTTGCTATCAACTTCGTTACTAAAGACGATGAACGAATGTTATTCGACATTCAGAAGTTCTATAACGTGGTTGTTGAGGAGCTTCCTGCCAATGTTGCTGATCTCCTCTAA